The following proteins are co-located in the Pectinophora gossypiella chromosome 23, ilPecGoss1.1, whole genome shotgun sequence genome:
- the LOC126377599 gene encoding mediator of RNA polymerase II transcription subunit 20 isoform X3 encodes MGVTVLQQYPVPENKTGTYVIELITKRLLALGASQQGQFLVDCESYLSPPQMGTTKTVHILHNSEQPASVFSILESGTKNIHVIADGLFDLLMMKLSQHYTSKKQTKIESKGPRFELGDFCVKLGSVTMNQNFKGILIEVEYRPCVMANAVWGLLREFLQGLLGPSVPVQPPQHLLSRMNEIYTPIDTIYQYLEHFSAYRKVTGMRAA; translated from the exons atggGTGTTACAGT TTTACAACAGTACCCGGTCCCTGAAAACAAGACTGGAACTTATGTTATAGAATTAATTACAAAGCGACTTCTAGCTCTCGGGGCTTCGCAACAAGGACAGTTTCTAGTTGATTGCGAAAGCTACCTGTCTCCTCCACAAATGG GAACAACAAAAACGGTACACATTCTCCACAATTCCGAGCAGCCCGCTTCTGTATTCTCAATACTTGAAAGCGGAACAAAGAACATCCACGTGATAGCCGACGGTCTCTTTGACTTGCTGATGATGAAGCTTTCCCAACATTATACGTCCAAAAAGCAGACAAAGATAGAGAGCAAAGGACCTCGGTTTGAGCTCGGTGATTTCTGTGTCAAACTCGGTTCTGTCACTATGAACCAGAATTTTAAGGGGATTTTAATTGAa GTAGAATACCGACCCTGTGTAATGGCGAATGCAGTCTGGGGTCTACTCAGAGAGTTCCTACAAGGCCTCCTGGGGCCATCAGTGCCCGTGCAACCGCCGCAACATTTGCTCAGTCGTATGAACGAGATATACACGCCTATAGACACTATTTATCAGTACTTAGAACACTTTAGTGCATATAGAAAAGTTACCGGTATGAGAGCTGCGTAA
- the LOC126377599 gene encoding mediator of RNA polymerase II transcription subunit 20 isoform X2 produces MPRLSHLQQYPVPENKTGTYVIELITKRLLALGASQQGQFLVDCESYLSPPQMGTTKTVHILHNSEQPASVFSILESGTKNIHVIADGLFDLLMMKLSQHYTSKKQTKIESKGPRFELGDFCVKLGSVTMNQNFKGILIEVEYRPCVMANAVWGLLREFLQGLLGPSVPVQPPQHLLSRMNEIYTPIDTIYQYLEHFSAYRKVTGMRAA; encoded by the exons ATGCCACGACTTTCACA TTTACAACAGTACCCGGTCCCTGAAAACAAGACTGGAACTTATGTTATAGAATTAATTACAAAGCGACTTCTAGCTCTCGGGGCTTCGCAACAAGGACAGTTTCTAGTTGATTGCGAAAGCTACCTGTCTCCTCCACAAATGG GAACAACAAAAACGGTACACATTCTCCACAATTCCGAGCAGCCCGCTTCTGTATTCTCAATACTTGAAAGCGGAACAAAGAACATCCACGTGATAGCCGACGGTCTCTTTGACTTGCTGATGATGAAGCTTTCCCAACATTATACGTCCAAAAAGCAGACAAAGATAGAGAGCAAAGGACCTCGGTTTGAGCTCGGTGATTTCTGTGTCAAACTCGGTTCTGTCACTATGAACCAGAATTTTAAGGGGATTTTAATTGAa GTAGAATACCGACCCTGTGTAATGGCGAATGCAGTCTGGGGTCTACTCAGAGAGTTCCTACAAGGCCTCCTGGGGCCATCAGTGCCCGTGCAACCGCCGCAACATTTGCTCAGTCGTATGAACGAGATATACACGCCTATAGACACTATTTATCAGTACTTAGAACACTTTAGTGCATATAGAAAAGTTACCGGTATGAGAGCTGCGTAA
- the LOC126377555 gene encoding juvenile hormone epoxide hydrolase-like, whose product MLVIILSLVSTSWAQSFLQSPKLNRSALDLNEWWGPPGMIQDESIRPARIFFDDEMIKDLQYRLRNHITFQPPLEGAGFTYGFNSDALPDWLSYWAEEYPFKQREEFLNQFPQYKTNIQGLDIHFIWVRQPPTHKEVVPLLLLHGWPGSIREFYEMIPMVTADDDSRDFVVELIVPCLPGFGFSDAATRPGLGGGQMAVLFRNLMHRLGYTKYYLQGGDWGAIITGFMAVLFPREVLGYHTNWGVVPSLEALGLTLVGAVFPHLVIPPELASRLYPLTDTLASLIEKTGYFHEHATKPDTVGIAMTDSPAGLLAYILEKFSGAVDAANKVLPDGGLHNTFTREQLVDNLMMYWGTRSFTTAIRIYAETANRKHYAVGLEGASTKVPTWVVQAKTEFTYQPPEILSLKYRNLLNTTVLDFGGHFLALEHPQVLTCSVFEALEAFRRWHRNNVE is encoded by the exons ATGCTGGTAATAATTCTGTCTCTGGTGTCCACATCCTGGGCCCAGAGCTTCCTGCAGTCACCAAAGTTGAACAGATCTGCCTTAGACCTGAACGAGTGGTGGGGGCCTCCGGGGATGATCCAGGATGAGAGCATCCGACCTGCCAGGATTTTTTTCGATGATGAA ATGATCAAGGATCTACAGTACCGGCTGCGGAACCACATCACCTTCCAGCCTCCTCTTGAAGGCGCAGGGTTCACGTACGGCTTCAACAGCGACGCCCTCCCAGACTGGCTGTCATACTGGGCTGAGGAATACCCCTTCAAACAACGAGAGGAATTCCTGAATCAGTTTCCACAATACAAGACCAATATCCAGGGGTTGGATATCCACTTTATTTGGGTTAGACAG CCTCCCACACACAAAGAAGTAGTACCGTTACTTCTCCTTCACGGCTGGCCAGGATCAATCAGAGAGTTCTACGAGATGATCCCGATGGTCACGGCGGACGATGACTCCAGGGACTTCGTCGTCGAACTCATCGTGCCCTGTCTCCCAGGGTTTGGATTTTCTGAT GCAGCAACCCGGCCAGGGCTGGGTGGGGGTCAGATGGCCGTGCTGTTTAGAAACCTGATGCACAGGCTCGGCTATACAAAGTACTACCTGCAGGGAGGAGACTGGGGCGCAATTATCACCGGCTTCATGGCCGTACTCTTCCCCAGG GAGGTCCTGGGTTACCACACGAATTGGGGCGTAGTTCCATCACTTGAAGCCCTGGGACTGACTCTTGTGGGCGCAGTGTTCCCCCATCTGGTGATCCCTCCAGAGTTGGCAAGCCGCCTCTATCCTCTAACTGACACGCTGGCTTCCCtgatcgaaaagactggatactTCCACGAACACGCCACGAAGCCTGATACCGTAG GTATCGCCATGACCGACTCTCCAGCGGGTCTCCTAGCGTATATCCTGGAGAAGTTCTCAGGTGCAGTGGATGCGGCTAACAAGGTCCTTCCTGATGGTGGTCTGCACAACACCTTCACCCGGGAGCAGTTGGTCGACAACCTGATGATGTACTGGGGTACGAGGAGCTTCACGACCGCCATCAGGATATACGCTGAGACCGCTAATAGGAAGCACTACGCGGTGGGATTAGAAGG agCATCTACAAAAGTCCCAACGTGGGTGGTCCAAGCGAAGACCGAGTTTACCTACCAGCCTCCCGAGATCCTAAGCCTGAA GTATAGGAACCTGCTGAATACCACAGTGCTGGACTTCGGCGGGCATTTCTTGGCGTTAGAGCATCCGCAGGTACTAACCTGCAGTGTGTTTGAAGCTTTGGAAGCGTTTAGAAGGTGGCACCGGAATAATGtggaataa
- the LOC126377599 gene encoding mediator of RNA polymerase II transcription subunit 20 isoform X1, with protein sequence MDVPLTTPIGIQPLQQYPVPENKTGTYVIELITKRLLALGASQQGQFLVDCESYLSPPQMGTTKTVHILHNSEQPASVFSILESGTKNIHVIADGLFDLLMMKLSQHYTSKKQTKIESKGPRFELGDFCVKLGSVTMNQNFKGILIEVEYRPCVMANAVWGLLREFLQGLLGPSVPVQPPQHLLSRMNEIYTPIDTIYQYLEHFSAYRKVTGMRAA encoded by the exons atggatgtacctctgactaccccaattgggatacagcc TTTACAACAGTACCCGGTCCCTGAAAACAAGACTGGAACTTATGTTATAGAATTAATTACAAAGCGACTTCTAGCTCTCGGGGCTTCGCAACAAGGACAGTTTCTAGTTGATTGCGAAAGCTACCTGTCTCCTCCACAAATGG GAACAACAAAAACGGTACACATTCTCCACAATTCCGAGCAGCCCGCTTCTGTATTCTCAATACTTGAAAGCGGAACAAAGAACATCCACGTGATAGCCGACGGTCTCTTTGACTTGCTGATGATGAAGCTTTCCCAACATTATACGTCCAAAAAGCAGACAAAGATAGAGAGCAAAGGACCTCGGTTTGAGCTCGGTGATTTCTGTGTCAAACTCGGTTCTGTCACTATGAACCAGAATTTTAAGGGGATTTTAATTGAa GTAGAATACCGACCCTGTGTAATGGCGAATGCAGTCTGGGGTCTACTCAGAGAGTTCCTACAAGGCCTCCTGGGGCCATCAGTGCCCGTGCAACCGCCGCAACATTTGCTCAGTCGTATGAACGAGATATACACGCCTATAGACACTATTTATCAGTACTTAGAACACTTTAGTGCATATAGAAAAGTTACCGGTATGAGAGCTGCGTAA